In bacterium BMS3Abin08, the following proteins share a genomic window:
- the rfaH gene encoding transcription antitermination protein RfaH — MSFWYCIYTKPGLEEFVTIQFNQQTGIEVFNPKIRRKRYLRGRMTVAEEKLFPCYLFARFDLCRYYRMVKYTRGVRSLVGDRGGNPYSVDENLITFLKSKMNDGFIRLDPSHFEPGEQVTITEGPLKGLMGIFQKDLPVKERVLILLNIISYQARMEIDRELLAKV, encoded by the coding sequence ATGTCCTTCTGGTACTGTATATATACGAAGCCGGGGCTGGAAGAATTCGTCACGATACAGTTTAATCAGCAGACCGGAATCGAGGTGTTTAACCCCAAAATCAGGAGAAAACGTTATCTTCGGGGGCGGATGACTGTGGCAGAAGAAAAACTCTTTCCCTGTTACCTCTTTGCACGGTTCGACCTGTGCCGGTACTACCGGATGGTGAAATACACCAGGGGGGTAAGAAGCCTTGTAGGCGACAGGGGTGGAAACCCTTACAGTGTAGATGAAAACCTGATTACCTTTCTCAAATCAAAAATGAACGATGGTTTCATCCGGCTTGACCCCTCCCATTTTGAACCCGGCGAGCAGGTAACGATCACGGAAGGACCGCTCAAGGGTCTGATGGGAATCTTTCAAAAGGACCTGCCTGTTAAAGAACGTGTGTTGATCCTCCTGAATATAATCTCCTACCAGGCAAGAATGGAGATAGACCGTGAACTCCTCGCAAAGGTATAA